In Psychrilyobacter piezotolerans, the genomic window TTCTTATGACATTGATTTTTACAATCATCTTAATAGAAAAAAAATCCAGGGGAAGAAGACAGTATTCTTTTACTAATACCAAGATCAGACCCATAAATAAAAAGCCACTTTCGGCTAAACATAGTGTTATAGCTGTTGTTGTCTGTATGATTCCCATATTATTTGGGGTTATAATTCCACTTCTACAATTGATTTCATGGTCATTTATGACCTATGGGGATGTTTTAAATTATAAATTAATAAAAATTATAAAAAATACATTTTCTATAGGAATTGCAGGTGCTATATTGGCAACCATGATGGCGGTTATTATCTCAAATACATCCAGGTTAAAAAAAGGAAAAATTTCTAAGACCCTGTCTAAATTAACTACAATAGGATATTCTATTCCGGGGGCCGTAATAGCCATTGGAGTTATGACATTCTTTATCTTTGTAGATAAAAAGATATTGGGACAGAAAGTATTTTACGGAACCTTATTTTTAATGGTATTTGCTTATGTAATAAGATATTTAGCTGTGGCATATAACAGCGTGGAAAGTGGATTTGACAAGGTAGGGATAAAATTTCATGAAGCATCCAGGAGTTTAGGGTATGGAAAGACCAAAACATTCTTTGCAGTGGATTTGCCTATGATAAAGGGAAGTATAATAGGAGCGGTAATCTTAACATTTTTAGAGATTATAAAAGAATTACCCCTTACCTTAATTTTGAGGCCATTTAATTTTGAAACATTATCCACCTATGCGAAACGATATGCTGATGATGAGATGGTACAGCATAGTGCTATACCATCTATTATTCTTATTTTAATTGGAATATCAATAATTATATTCTTTGAGACGATAAAAAAAAAGAAAGAAAAAAAGAAATAAGGGGGTAATAATCATGAATTATATAGATTCAAAAAGTTTATATTTTAGATATAGAAATTCTACTGAAG contains:
- a CDS encoding ABC transporter permease, which translates into the protein MFTSLAGQNIETFTHIAKTLLPEYIRNSFTIALFTGLFTMVIGVSAAWILTMYEFKFSKFFNIVLILPLAIPTYIAGYVYSGIFSYTGIISRTARNLFGYNLNLDIMNIYGVIFIFTFFLYPYVFIIARSFFAKQSLSMLEAAKVLGKSDTETFFLVVLPLARTAVIGGVTLVIMEVLSAFGLPSYFGVQTFSTGIFRTWLALGDTDSAITLAIILMTLIFTIILIEKKSRGRRQYSFTNTKIRPINKKPLSAKHSVIAVVVCMIPILFGVIIPLLQLISWSFMTYGDVLNYKLIKIIKNTFSIGIAGAILATMMAVIISNTSRLKKGKISKTLSKLTTIGYSIPGAVIAIGVMTFFIFVDKKILGQKVFYGTLFLMVFAYVIRYLAVAYNSVESGFDKVGIKFHEASRSLGYGKTKTFFAVDLPMIKGSIIGAVILTFLEIIKELPLTLILRPFNFETLSTYAKRYADDEMVQHSAIPSIILILIGISIIIFFETIKKKKEKKK